DNA sequence from the Calidithermus timidus DSM 17022 genome:
CGAAGGCCGCCATGGCCGCGATGAAGAGGCCCCCCAGCACCTGCGTGAGCGCGGTGAAGAAGCTGTTGAAGAAGTAACGGCCAAAGGGCGCAGCGTACCAGGCCTCACGGAAGTTGTGGAACACATAACCCAGCACCCCCGGCGCCAGGTTGCTCCAGGAGAGCTCCCAGTTGTCGCCCCGGCTGCTGACGCTATCGGGTTGCAGCTCAGGGTGGAATTCCCGGTAGCTCTTGGCAATGTACACCCGCACCGGTAGTAGCCGGAAGGACCCCTGTCCGCCGTTGGTGAGTGCGATCTCCCACCGGCCATCCTTAAAGGTCGTCTCGACGCGGGTGTTATCGGCCCGGGGGTCGGAGAAGGCCGCCGGGGGGGTGGGGATGGTAACCACCGGCTCGAGGCCCTTCTCGCCCGTATAGATCCGCAGCACCACGCTGCGCCCGGCCCGGTAGCCCCCCCACCACATGGAGCCTCCCTGCGCCCCCAGTCGGGCTGCCGCGGCCCAGTTGGCCGGCTTGAGCCGCTCGGGCACCCACACCGGCACGGCCTGCTGGGCTTCCTGGGGGCTCTTGAGGCTGGTGGCAAGCATCCAGTAGAAGGGGAAGGCCATGACCACCGAACCCGTGATGAGCACGGCGTAGAGGGCGGCTTGTCCCAACAGGGCTTGCCAGCGCAGGGGTTTAGGCCTCATAAGTCACCCTCCGCTCGAGCACCCGCCGCTGCACCAGCGTCAGTACCAGAATCACCATGAACACCACCACCGCCAGCGCTGAGGCGTAGGAGAAGTTGGAGTCGCGGAAGCCCTTGTTGTAGAGGTAGAGCGTTATGGTCAGCGTGTCTTGCAAGACCCCGCCGGTGGGCGTGAGGATGAGCACCTGCGTGAAAACCTGGAAAGCTCCGATTAAGGACAGGGTGAAGAGGAAAAAAGTGGTGGGGGAGAGCAGCGGCCAGGTGATGAAGCGCACCTTCTGCCACCAGCTCGCCCCGTCGAGTTCAGCAGCCTCGTAGTACTCTTTGGGGATGTTTTGCAGTCCGGCCAGCAGTACCACCACTTGATAACCCAGGAAGTGCCAAACGCTCATGGCCATCACCGCCACGAAGGCCACGCTCGGGCCAGCCCAGAAGCCGCTTAGGTTTATGCCCAGCGGCCTGAGCATGCGGGCGAAGATGCCCTCCGGCGTGCTCAGCCACTGGAAGCCGGGTGTTCCCAGCAGCCAGTTTAAGAAGCCGAACTCAGGATTGTAGATCCAGTCCCATACCGCCGCCGCTGCGGTGAGTGCGGTGATGTAGGGCAGGAAGTATAGCGTACGGAAGAGCCCCTGCAGCCTCACCTTCTCGTTGAGCAGGATGGCCGCGAGGGTCGCTAGCCCGATTCCGATGGGCACGGTGAAGACTACGAACCAAAAGGTGTTGCCCATGGCTTTCCAGAACAGCGGATCACGCGTCAGCAGAATTTCGTAGTTCAACAATCCCACGAAGCGGCTGTGGCCGATGAAATTGAAGCGGTCGAAAAAAGAAAGCCACAGAGCGTAAAAAGCGGGGATCACCTGCCACACCAGCAGCAGCCCCACCGCAGGCCAGACCAGCGCCCAGCCCCAAAACGCCCCTAGGTCCTTCTCGCTGACGTGCTTCGCCCAGCCCCAGTAGCCCACGAATACGCCCAGCGGTATCAGCAGCGAGAGCCAGGGCAGGCCATACCCCGCCACGGCCCCTGTCAGGCCGATGGTCAGTCCCAACCAGGCCAGCGGCAGCGGTTTACCCCGGATCGCCCATAACCCGGCTGCCAGGGTTGCGACCGCCGCCAGGGCATACAAAGTTGGCCCAGCAAAGCGCAGGTCCCACAGCAGCCGAACCAGCACGGCCACCATGCTAAGGCCGAGATAGAGGGCTAAGCGCGTACCCATCGGGCCTGAATATACCGCACCCTCTGCCAGCCTTCGGCAAAGTGAACTGCTTGGCGGCCAGTGGAAGTGGACACTGCGCTTTTGCCCAGGAGGCTAAACCCCAGGACCAGGAAGGAGCGCCAGTACGGTGATACCCAAGGCCGCGCTTGCGATCTCATCATTAGACTGACTTCACTTGCTTTCTGAGAGCACAAAGCCCTTGCTAAATTGCCGCCCCAACAGGGTAAATACCACCATGGGTGGAAGGATGACCACCAAGGTTCCGGCCATCACCATACCCCAATCGGTCTGCCCGCTGGCCTGCCCGATAAGGCTCTTGAGGCCTACTTGAACCACTTGGTGGCTGCTATCACGGATGATGATCAGCGGCCACAAGTACTGCTCCCAGCCATAGATAAATTGAATCAGCGCCAGTGCGCCGATGGTGTTCCAGCTCAAGGGAAGCAGCACGGAAAAGAGGAAACGAAAAGGGCCAGCCCCGTCAATACGAGCTGCATCCAACAGGCTCGAGGGGATGTTCATGAAGTGTTGACGCAGCAGGAAAATCCCCGTCGCCGAGGCGGCAAAAGGGAGGATAACGGCTTGATAGGTGTTGGCCCAACCCAGTGCATTGACCAAGTCAAATAGCGCGACTACCAGTAAGTCGCTAGGGAGCATCAAGGTCAATAGAATCAGGCTGAACAACACTCCCTTGGCCGGGATGCGAAAATACACCAGAACCATTGCCGCTAAGGCTGAAGTAATTACTTTCAAGACCGTGATTCCCACAGCCACTACGAAGCTGTTGCGGATATAAAGCCCCAACTTGGCTCCGTTCCAAGCGCTCAGCAGGTTATCCCATAGATGGGTGCTGGGGATGAGGTTGGCAGAGTTCACTGCCGAGCCAGCTTGGGTAGCTTTGATCAGGGCGAACAGCAGCGGGAATCCCACCAGCAGTACTGCCAGGATCAAGGCCAGATGGGTCAGAGCGGCTTGGATAGTCTTACGCCCCATAGTTGATCCTCCGACCTGTACGGAACTGCAAGAGGGTAAGGGCCCCCACGATCACCAGCATTAGGATGGCTTGGGCCGCGGCGAAGCCGGTTTGGAAATTTTGGAATCCATCTTGGTATATCCGGTAGATCAAAAAGGTGGTGATGCCGGTTTTTCCCAGGGTAGGGCCACCAGCGGTGAGGATGTCCACCAAGCTGAAGGTGTCGAAGATGGCGTAGGTGAGGTTGACAAAAATGAGAAAAAAGGTAATCGGGGAGAGCAAAGGCAGGGTTACATAACGAAACCGCTGCCAGGGGGTTGCTCCGTCTATGGCAGCAGCCTCGAGCAGTTCCCTCGGTAGGTTTTGCAAAGCCGCGGTATAGAAAGCCAGGTTGTAGCCGATGTTTTTCCATACGGCGGCAAATACCACCAGGACAAAGGCCAAAATGGGGTTATCCAGCCAGCGTGGGGCGATGCCGAAGAGGGTGCGTAGGAGGTTATTTACCAGCCCCACCTCGGGGTTGAACATGAACAGCCATAGGGTTCCGGCGATGGCGGGAGAGAGGGCATAAGGGTAGAGTAACAGCGCACGGTATACCGCGCTCCCACGGATTGGCTGGTTGGTCAGAAGGGCCAAACCGAGACCTGTGGCAAGCCCCAGGCTTACCACCAGGACACAGAAAATCAGGGTTTGTAGCAGGCTTTGGTAATAAGCAGGATCGCCCAGAAGCCGTTGAAATTGGGCCAACCCCACGAAGGTCTCGGTCTGGAAGACGAAGTTGGCGCGGTAGAGGGAAAGGCGGAAGGTCTCGAGGGCCGGATAATACAAAAACACTCCCAGCACCACCAAGGTGGGTAGGAGCATTAAAAAAGCCAACCAGCGGTTCTTGAAGACAGATAAGTTGCTCATATGAACAAAGTCAGGAAAAGAGGGCCAAAAGCGCTCCGCTCCCGGCCCCCTTTTCTATGGAGCTTACTTGATGCTGGCGTTGTACTCCTTGAGCGCGGCGTCGGCCCGGGTTTTGGCTTCGTTCAGAGCAGCGTCTACCGGGGTACCGGAGAAAACCTTCTGGATGGTCTCCTCGACGATGCGGCGGATTTGCTGGAAGGGGCCGATTAAGGCCCCGGCAGTGGCCTCGTTGGGGATGGTCTCGAGGAGTTGGTTGAAGGCCACGAGCTGCGGGGCCTGTGCGTTCAGCCAGCCCTCTTTTTTCAGCCGCTCGATCGAGCTGAGCCGCACTGGGTAGTAGCCGGTGATCTTGTGCCACTCGGCCATGTTGTCGGTGTTGGTCATGTACAGGGCAAACTTGAGGGCCGCCTCGGCCTGCTCCTTGGGGATGCCCTTGCTGATCCACAGGCTGGCCCCGCCGATCACCACCCCGTTGCGCTTGACTCCATCGGGAATGGGCAGGAAACCTACCCCCATCTCGAAGCCGGTCTTCTTGGCAGCGTCGTTAATGTTGACGATGTCGGCGGTGGAGGTGATGTGGAAGACCACCTTGCCATCGGTGAAGATGGCATCGCTGCCGTCCCAGTCCTCGAGCTTGCCGGTGTAGGTGTAGTAGCCCTTGTCGTTCATTTCCTTGAGCCAGGAGACGATCCGCTTGGCCGGCTCGCTGGTCAGCAGCACCTCGGTAGCCCGGCCCTTGCGCCCGTTGGAGTTGTTGGCCAGGAGGGCTCCCTGCTCGGCCATCCACTGCTCGAAGAACCAGCCGTTGAGGCTCATCCCGAAGCACTTCACCCCCAGGTTGGCCGCAGCGATCTTGCCGCAGGCGGCGGTGAGTTCACCAAAGGTCATGGGCGGTTTGGCCGGATCCAGGCCGGCTTTCTTCATCAGATCTTTGTTGAAGTAGAGCACCGGTGAGGAAGAGTTGAAGGGGATGCTATTGACCTTGCCGCCAATGGTGTAGTAGTTGAGCACCGGCTTGATGTAGTCGGCGGTATCGATAGGACCCACGTTGCTGACCGGCTGGAAGATGCCGGAGTCGAGGGCGAACTGGCTGCCGATCTCGTACATTTGCACCAGTGCGGGAGGCTTACCCTGGCGTGCGGCGAGGGTAGCGGCTTGCAGGATCTCCGGGTAGCTGCCTTTAAAGGTTGGAACTACATTGATGTTAGGATTGGCTTTGTTGAAGGCCTCGGCCTTGGCTTGGATCCAACCACCCCGCTTGGGATCACCGAAGGCGTGCCAGAATTCCACCGTCACACGTTGAGCTAGCCCAACCGTTCCCAAAATCGCTATCAGCATCAAGACGGGCATGCTATGCTTCATGCTTCCTCCTGGGAATGACTTCCCGCCCGAACCATAAAAGCGCCACTTCAGCTTTTTGTCAGCCTTGCGCTCGAGCGCGGTTTTGGCACCATTCTTGCTCAAGCGAGCGGGCGCTCTTTGGCTTTGCAGCACTGCGGCGGTAAGCGCCCTAAATACTAACACATAACGCACCGGGTGAGTAGCTTGTATTGTTCACCTCCGAGGCGTGTACGCTTGGCCTAACAGAACACCAATGTTCTGGGGGCTGCTCAAGCTGCGTTACCGCCTCGGAGAAGCAGGGTTGGTGCGTCACCAAGCGGCGACGCACCAACCGAAGCTGGTATAACCCCACCAATTCGAAGCGCTTTCTATTGGGAAGCGAGAATTTGGGGGATGACGTTCACGTTCAAGATCTTGCCCTCGCGCCAGACTTTGAGGGTGACCGGCTGGCCGTTGGCGGCCTCCAGCACCCCTCGCAGATCGCCAATGTCCTGGATGGGGTTGCCGTTGGCTTCCAAGATGACGTCCCCGTTGAGCCCTACCTGTTGCACCGTGCCGTCTGGGGATTGCACCTGGAGGAAGCGGGTGGGTGCTTTAAGGCCAGCTTTTTCGGCGGGCGAGCCCTTCTCCACGCTCTGGATCATCAGGCCTGCTTCGGGTAGGTTGTTGGCCTTGAGGGTTTGGGGGCTATAGGCCGCCAGGGGTATCACCGAGACTCCCAGGCGCGGGCGGGAGGCCAGGATTTCCTTGTCGCTGACGTTTTTGCCCTGCTCGAGCGGCTGCAGGTACTGCTTGGCCAGGTTGATGGGGATGGCGAAGCCCACCCCGGCGTTCTGCGGGTTGCCAAACTGGCCCGAGGGCGAGAGGATGGCGGTGTTGATGCCGATGACCTCGCCTTTGGAGTTGAGCAAAGGCCCACCGGAGTTGCCGGGGTTGATGGCCGCGTCGGTCTGGATCAGGGTGGGTACCAGCGCGTCCACCGCGCCCGGGTTGCGCCGCACCGCCGAGACGATGCCAGTGGAGACGCTGTAGTCGAGCCCGAAGGGATTCCCGATGGCGATGGCCTTTTCGCCCACCAGCACCTGGTCGGAGTTGCCCAGGGTCAGGGGCTTGAGCAGGTTGGCCGGGGCTTGTACCTGAATCACCGCCAGGTCGAGGGCCGGAGCGGTGCCCAGCACTTTGGCGCTGTAGCTCTTGAGGCTGTCCTTGAAGCGCACCGTGATCTGGCTGGCCCCCTGCACCACGTGGTAGTTGGTGAGGATGTGCCCTTGCTTATCCAGCACGAAACCCGAGCCGGTGCCCTGCTGCGGTTGGGGTTGCAGGAAGGGCGCAAAGGGCTGGAGGTTGTCGGGCAGGCTGGCTGCCGGGTTGCTGCGCACCGAGATGTAGACCACCCCTGGGCTGGCCGTCTGCGCAATCTCGACGGTGTTGCGTTCGTCGGGCAGAAGGCCCTGGAGGGCGCTGGGGGCCGGGGCGGGGGTGGGGCTTGGCTGGCCCTGGCTAAGGGCGAACCACAAAGCCGAACCCGAAAGCACCATCACCGCCAGCAGGCTGGAGGTTTTGAGTACGGTATTTTTCATGGCTGTCGCTCCCTGGCTTGCATCCGCAAGCACAGCCAGAAGGGTAGGCCCTCGAGGTTTAAGTTCGGTAAAAGCAAAATCCGCTCGAGGCGCTGAAAACACCGGCCATCCGGCAAAAACCGGCTTGGCCCGGTTTTGAGCTTCGGGGATTAGCGGTTCTTCAAAAAGAGCAGGTAGAAAACCACAAACAGGGCCACAATGCCGATGTTCACCCACAGCCGTAGCCAGAATTTGTCTCGCAAAAACAGGACGTCCACCAAGACCACCACCGCTATCATGGTCAGCACGTATAGAACTTGAAGCAGGGACTTCGTCACAACCTTCGCCTCCTTTCCGGTGGGCTAAACCGGCCACAGGCTCTGCCCTAGCAGGTACAGGTTGAGCCCGATGATCAGCGCGGCCACCAGCCAGCCCAGTACCTGGAGGGGTTTGCCGATGGCCAGCTCGCTCATCAGCTGGCGGCTAGCGGTCAGGAGCAGCAGCGGCACCAGGGCAAAGGGGATGGCAAAGGAGAGCACCACCTGCGAAAGCACCAGTACCCGGGTGGGATCCAGGCCAAGCAGAATCACCACAAAAGAGGGTACCAGTGTGACCAGGCGGCGCACCCAAAGTGGGATGCCAAAGCCCACGAAACCCTGCATCACCACCTGGCCGGCCATGGTGCCGACGGTGGTAGAGGAGAGCCCCGAGGCCAGCAGGGCCAGGGCAAAAACCCCGGCGGCCAGCGGCCCCAACAGGGGCGAGAGGGTCTGGTAGGCGGTGGTGAGGTCGGCCACCTCGGTACGGCCGGTGTGGTGAAAGGTGGCCGCAGCCGCAACCAGCATGGCCAGATTCACGAAGCCTGCTATGGAGAGGGCCAGCACCACGTCGAGGTTGCTAAAGGCGAGCAGGCGGCGCTTGAGGGCGGGATCGTGTAGGGGGATGCGCTGGTCGGAAAGGGCGGAGTGCAGGTAGATCACGTGGGGCATCACCGTGGCCCCCAGGATGCCCACCGCCAGCAGCACGCTCTCTTGGCCCTCAAAGTGGGGCACAAACCCCTGCAGCAGCCGGGGGTCGGGGTGGGCGAGGAAAAGCTCCAGGATATAGGCCGCGGCGATGACCCCCACCAGCGCAGTGATGGCCGCCTCGAGCGGGCGAAAGCCATAGCGCCCCAGGCCCAGCAGGGCGAAGGTGACCAGCG
Encoded proteins:
- a CDS encoding ABC transporter permease subunit, which encodes MRPKPLRWQALLGQAALYAVLITGSVVMAFPFYWMLATSLKSPQEAQQAVPVWVPERLKPANWAAAARLGAQGGSMWWGGYRAGRSVVLRIYTGEKGLEPVVTIPTPPAAFSDPRADNTRVETTFKDGRWEIALTNGGQGSFRLLPVRVYIAKSYREFHPELQPDSVSSRGDNWELSWSNLAPGVLGYVFHNFREAWYAAPFGRYFFNSFFTALTQVLGGLFIAAMAAFALARIPFPGKEFVFGLIIATLMIPGEVLLIPNYILLSRLGWLDSYYALIVPWLASVFGIFLLRQFYLSLPQDLFDAARIDGATYWTQLWRIALPLSVPGMVTYGIFTFLGAYNALLWPLIVTNSPEMRTIQLGLQSFIGEAGSDYGGLMAASTLSILPIVLGYFLAQKQFVQGVARSGIK
- a CDS encoding carbohydrate ABC transporter permease — protein: MGTRLALYLGLSMVAVLVRLLWDLRFAGPTLYALAAVATLAAGLWAIRGKPLPLAWLGLTIGLTGAVAGYGLPWLSLLIPLGVFVGYWGWAKHVSEKDLGAFWGWALVWPAVGLLLVWQVIPAFYALWLSFFDRFNFIGHSRFVGLLNYEILLTRDPLFWKAMGNTFWFVVFTVPIGIGLATLAAILLNEKVRLQGLFRTLYFLPYITALTAAAAVWDWIYNPEFGFLNWLLGTPGFQWLSTPEGIFARMLRPLGINLSGFWAGPSVAFVAVMAMSVWHFLGYQVVVLLAGLQNIPKEYYEAAELDGASWWQKVRFITWPLLSPTTFFLFTLSLIGAFQVFTQVLILTPTGGVLQDTLTITLYLYNKGFRDSNFSYASALAVVVFMVILVLTLVQRRVLERRVTYEA
- a CDS encoding carbohydrate ABC transporter permease, producing the protein MGRKTIQAALTHLALILAVLLVGFPLLFALIKATQAGSAVNSANLIPSTHLWDNLLSAWNGAKLGLYIRNSFVVAVGITVLKVITSALAAMVLVYFRIPAKGVLFSLILLTLMLPSDLLVVALFDLVNALGWANTYQAVILPFAASATGIFLLRQHFMNIPSSLLDAARIDGAGPFRFLFSVLLPLSWNTIGALALIQFIYGWEQYLWPLIIIRDSSHQVVQVGLKSLIGQASGQTDWGMVMAGTLVVILPPMVVFTLLGRQFSKGFVLSESK
- a CDS encoding carbohydrate ABC transporter permease, producing the protein MSNLSVFKNRWLAFLMLLPTLVVLGVFLYYPALETFRLSLYRANFVFQTETFVGLAQFQRLLGDPAYYQSLLQTLIFCVLVVSLGLATGLGLALLTNQPIRGSAVYRALLLYPYALSPAIAGTLWLFMFNPEVGLVNNLLRTLFGIAPRWLDNPILAFVLVVFAAVWKNIGYNLAFYTAALQNLPRELLEAAAIDGATPWQRFRYVTLPLLSPITFFLIFVNLTYAIFDTFSLVDILTAGGPTLGKTGITTFLIYRIYQDGFQNFQTGFAAAQAILMLVIVGALTLLQFRTGRRINYGA
- a CDS encoding ABC transporter substrate-binding protein, giving the protein MKHSMPVLMLIAILGTVGLAQRVTVEFWHAFGDPKRGGWIQAKAEAFNKANPNINVVPTFKGSYPEILQAATLAARQGKPPALVQMYEIGSQFALDSGIFQPVSNVGPIDTADYIKPVLNYYTIGGKVNSIPFNSSSPVLYFNKDLMKKAGLDPAKPPMTFGELTAACGKIAAANLGVKCFGMSLNGWFFEQWMAEQGALLANNSNGRKGRATEVLLTSEPAKRIVSWLKEMNDKGYYTYTGKLEDWDGSDAIFTDGKVVFHITSTADIVNINDAAKKTGFEMGVGFLPIPDGVKRNGVVIGGASLWISKGIPKEQAEAALKFALYMTNTDNMAEWHKITGYYPVRLSSIERLKKEGWLNAQAPQLVAFNQLLETIPNEATAGALIGPFQQIRRIVEETIQKVFSGTPVDAALNEAKTRADAALKEYNASIK
- a CDS encoding S1C family serine protease, with the translated sequence MKNTVLKTSSLLAVMVLSGSALWFALSQGQPSPTPAPAPSALQGLLPDERNTVEIAQTASPGVVYISVRSNPAASLPDNLQPFAPFLQPQPQQGTGSGFVLDKQGHILTNYHVVQGASQITVRFKDSLKSYSAKVLGTAPALDLAVIQVQAPANLLKPLTLGNSDQVLVGEKAIAIGNPFGLDYSVSTGIVSAVRRNPGAVDALVPTLIQTDAAINPGNSGGPLLNSKGEVIGINTAILSPSGQFGNPQNAGVGFAIPINLAKQYLQPLEQGKNVSDKEILASRPRLGVSVIPLAAYSPQTLKANNLPEAGLMIQSVEKGSPAEKAGLKAPTRFLQVQSPDGTVQQVGLNGDVILEANGNPIQDIGDLRGVLEAANGQPVTLKVWREGKILNVNVIPQILASQ
- a CDS encoding Nramp family divalent metal transporter, whose protein sequence is MLSHGPLSDPETQAEALRVLERRSEKRGLARVLPFLGPAFVASVAYMDPGNFATNIQAGAQFGYRLLWVVLLSNLMAMLIQSLSARLGIAAEMSLPEAIRRTYPPSMSYFYWVQAELAAIATDLAEFIGAALGFHLLLGVPLAWGAGLAALVTFALLGLGRYGFRPLEAAITALVGVIAAAYILELFLAHPDPRLLQGFVPHFEGQESVLLAVGILGATVMPHVIYLHSALSDQRIPLHDPALKRRLLAFSNLDVVLALSIAGFVNLAMLVAAAATFHHTGRTEVADLTTAYQTLSPLLGPLAAGVFALALLASGLSSTTVGTMAGQVVMQGFVGFGIPLWVRRLVTLVPSFVVILLGLDPTRVLVLSQVVLSFAIPFALVPLLLLTASRQLMSELAIGKPLQVLGWLVAALIIGLNLYLLGQSLWPV